Proteins encoded within one genomic window of Thiothrix litoralis:
- a CDS encoding bifunctional sulfate adenylyltransferase/adenylylsulfate kinase yields MPQPISSANTIELPIWNLTSRQLDDVELLLNGAFAPLQGFLTKQDYTHVVETMRLASGELWPIPITLDVPAHFAQTLQPGQQIALRNPEFVVSAVMTLTDIWQPDKLYEARQIYGTTDPHHPGVDHLLHRTGAYYLGGKLELMELPQHYDFRHLRHTPAELKAHFHKLGWQRVLAYHSHRPMHRQQQAQSLQRARELEANLLLHPTAGITQSSCLDHFTRVRCYEHLLPTYPAQTTTLSLLNLTMRMAGPREALWHALIRKNYGCTHFMVERHHASPMDINEQPNFYEPEAALQLCSEYAAEMGVGIVEAPAMTYVPERAEYTPTVQVEKGETRLEIDTAELLRHLRNGLPIPEWFSYPSILQEIRKACPPRHQQGFTVFFTGLSGSGKSTIANVLHIKLMEMGGRPVTLLDGDVVRKNLSSELTFSKEHRDLNIRRMGFVASEITKNGGIAICAPIAPYASLRREVREMIEAVGGFIEVHVSTPLEECERRDRKGLYAKARAGLLKQFTGIDDPYEIPENPELRLDTTEISADECVHQLLLKLEKQRYIAK; encoded by the coding sequence ATGCCCCAGCCAATCTCTTCTGCGAATACGATAGAACTTCCAATCTGGAATTTGACCTCACGCCAACTTGACGATGTAGAACTACTGCTGAACGGTGCATTCGCACCCTTGCAGGGTTTCCTTACCAAACAGGATTACACCCATGTAGTGGAAACCATGCGGCTGGCGTCCGGCGAACTGTGGCCCATCCCGATAACCTTGGATGTACCCGCCCACTTTGCGCAAACGCTGCAACCCGGGCAACAGATTGCGCTACGCAACCCGGAATTTGTCGTCAGCGCCGTCATGACCCTTACTGACATTTGGCAACCGGATAAGCTATACGAAGCGCGACAGATCTACGGCACGACAGATCCGCACCATCCGGGAGTGGATCACCTACTGCACCGTACAGGCGCGTATTACCTAGGCGGTAAACTGGAGCTGATGGAATTACCGCAACATTACGACTTCCGCCACCTGCGACATACCCCGGCGGAACTGAAGGCGCATTTCCACAAACTGGGCTGGCAGCGGGTACTCGCCTATCACAGCCACCGCCCCATGCACCGGCAACAGCAGGCACAGAGCCTCCAACGGGCACGCGAACTGGAAGCCAATCTGTTACTGCATCCAACGGCGGGCATTACCCAAAGCAGTTGCCTTGATCATTTTACCCGCGTGCGCTGTTACGAACACCTCCTACCCACTTACCCTGCACAGACGACTACCCTCAGCCTGCTGAACCTGACAATGCGCATGGCCGGCCCACGGGAAGCACTGTGGCACGCCCTGATCCGCAAAAACTACGGCTGCACGCATTTCATGGTCGAACGCCATCACGCCAGCCCGATGGACATCAACGAGCAACCCAACTTTTACGAACCTGAGGCCGCCTTGCAGCTTTGCAGCGAATATGCCGCAGAAATGGGGGTCGGCATCGTGGAAGCACCTGCCATGACCTATGTGCCGGAACGCGCTGAATACACCCCCACCGTACAAGTTGAAAAAGGTGAAACCCGTCTGGAGATCGACACAGCAGAACTGTTGCGCCACCTGCGCAATGGTCTGCCAATCCCGGAGTGGTTTTCCTACCCCAGTATCCTGCAAGAAATTCGCAAAGCCTGCCCACCGCGTCACCAGCAGGGTTTCACCGTCTTTTTCACCGGCCTATCCGGCTCCGGCAAATCCACCATAGCCAATGTGTTGCACATCAAACTGATGGAAATGGGCGGGCGTCCAGTCACGCTGCTGGACGGTGATGTGGTACGCAAGAACCTGTCTAGCGAGCTGACGTTCTCCAAGGAGCACCGGGATCTGAACATCCGCCGCATGGGTTTCGTCGCCAGTGAAATCACCAAAAACGGCGGCATCGCCATCTGCGCCCCGATTGCGCCTTATGCCAGCCTCCGCCGGGAGGTACGCGAAATGATCGAAGCGGTGGGCGGCTTTATCGAAGTGCATGTCTCCACCCCGCTAGAGGAATGCGAGCGGCGCGACCGCAAGGGACTGTATGCCAAGGCACGTGCCGGTTTGCTCAAACAGTTCACCGGCATCGACGACCCGTATGAAATACCGGAGAACCCTGAGTTACGCTTGGACACTACGGAAATTTCAGCGGATGAATGCGTGCATCAATTGCTGCTCAAGCTGGAAAAACAGCGCTACATTGCAAAATAA
- a CDS encoding sulfotransferase domain-containing protein, producing MAYKRTNSEMIMTIKPADRPWGRATTLEQFNALHDKLFTPGNYGQVALFDPRPSDVFITPFAKSGTTWLQQIAHGLRSQGDMNFEEVGFVVPCLDFPHPLGIALDAPQAFEPRAYMTHSNWQDVPKGGRYICAFRNPKDVIVSYYRFLENWFFEPGVIDLDAFAQNFVPPEDELGDWWLHMISWWEQRDNAAVLLLTYEDMVGDLVGTVRKVAGLMDITLTDDLLDTVVRQSSRDFMLANASHFDERGVRRLAEKEIGLPFNSDATKVTQGADKSRYRLSPEINAAFDAVWRSQIEPRTGWSDYDDLRKAVRVRHATST from the coding sequence GTGGCCTATAAACGCACAAATAGTGAGATGATTATGACGATAAAGCCTGCTGACCGTCCTTGGGGACGTGCGACCACCCTAGAGCAGTTTAACGCTCTGCATGACAAACTCTTTACGCCAGGAAACTATGGTCAGGTTGCACTGTTCGACCCTAGACCCAGTGACGTTTTTATCACGCCCTTCGCCAAGAGCGGCACGACGTGGCTACAGCAGATTGCGCACGGCCTGCGTTCTCAGGGCGACATGAACTTCGAGGAGGTCGGTTTTGTCGTTCCCTGTCTTGATTTCCCCCATCCTCTGGGGATTGCCCTGGATGCGCCTCAGGCGTTCGAGCCACGCGCTTACATGACCCATTCCAACTGGCAGGATGTTCCCAAAGGTGGTCGTTACATTTGCGCCTTCCGCAATCCAAAGGACGTCATCGTTTCCTATTATAGATTTTTGGAGAACTGGTTTTTTGAACCCGGCGTGATCGACTTGGATGCTTTTGCCCAGAATTTTGTGCCGCCTGAAGACGAATTAGGCGATTGGTGGTTGCATATGATTTCATGGTGGGAGCAGCGCGATAATGCGGCGGTGCTGCTGCTCACCTATGAGGATATGGTCGGGGATCTGGTTGGAACGGTGCGTAAAGTCGCTGGATTGATGGACATTACGCTTACCGACGACTTACTGGATACAGTGGTTCGCCAATCCTCGCGGGATTTTATGCTGGCGAATGCCAGTCATTTTGATGAGCGCGGCGTCCGCCGTCTGGCGGAGAAAGAGATCGGCCTGCCATTCAACAGCGACGCCACTAAAGTCACTCAAGGTGCTGACAAAAGTCGCTATCGGCTGTCTCCTGAGATCAATGCGGCATTCGACGCCGTTTGGCGCAGCCAAATCGAGCCAAGAACAGGTTGGTCTGACTACGATGATCTTCGTAAAGCCGTCCGCGTGCGACATGCTACTTCAACATGA
- a CDS encoding heavy metal translocating P-type ATPase, which produces MIPIIPLVVVGGALVAVHKRRQQARLRKKLQHQPVRSGEGVSQQSRAPKPPVNIKRLLRDTVDALLFTDRQQLQDAMDPVSQQAHEQQLKKSRREMQLSLGAVGVASLASFYPLLTPVAVLAVLYLMRETFKLVWKDFKNGRYLSLYLIGAIVTLGLIATGHLVLAIFVGLMEGFFARIINNLEDNSQGRLVNVFSSHPEQVWVVQSGVELQVAFHDLQVGDQVRVNAGEVMPVDGRIVEGFGQVDQHILTGESQPVDKEVGDEVFASTLLLSGRLTVEVMTAGEDTVAAKISQLLNETQSYKDTVILRGRKIADNFIPVKLGIAALTVPLLGPSAGLAVMFADLGGGLGISGSMSVMTYLQILARQQILIKDGRVFEALRAVDTVVFDKTGTLTQEQPTLGNIHAVDGFTEREVLRLAAAAEYRQPHPVARAILARAEAEHLDLPAVEETSYEVGYGIKVGVEGQIVRVGSARFLQREGIALPDSIAAIRQHAEADSHSLIYVAVDDQLAGLLEMEPTIRPEACEMIQVLKQRGMDVYIISGDHEAPTRNMAKKLGVEHYFAETLPENKADLVKQLRDEGRFVCFVGDGINDAIALKAAQVSVSLKGASTAATDTAQIIFMDGTLKNLLPLFELVDEFEDTMRRNKVVAFAPGIMTIGGVFFLHFGVLTSMLILYSSILGELVNIFWPLAKHQEALPELPLEDEGETHVVEKPREDL; this is translated from the coding sequence ATGATCCCGATTATTCCTCTGGTGGTGGTAGGCGGTGCGCTGGTTGCTGTACACAAACGACGGCAACAGGCGCGTTTACGCAAAAAACTGCAACATCAACCTGTTAGGTCTGGAGAGGGAGTCTCCCAACAGTCACGTGCACCCAAACCGCCCGTCAATATCAAGCGTTTGTTACGGGATACGGTGGATGCTTTGTTATTTACCGACAGGCAACAGTTGCAGGATGCGATGGATCCGGTTTCACAGCAAGCTCATGAGCAACAGCTGAAGAAAAGCAGAAGGGAGATGCAGTTGTCTCTGGGGGCGGTGGGTGTTGCCTCGCTGGCTTCGTTTTATCCGCTGCTGACTCCGGTAGCAGTGCTGGCTGTGTTATATCTGATGCGGGAAACGTTTAAGCTGGTCTGGAAGGATTTCAAAAATGGCCGTTATCTTAGCCTTTATCTGATCGGTGCCATAGTGACGCTGGGTCTGATCGCCACCGGACACTTGGTTTTGGCTATCTTTGTGGGTTTAATGGAAGGTTTTTTTGCCCGTATTATCAATAATTTGGAAGATAACTCGCAGGGGCGTCTGGTTAATGTTTTCAGCTCCCATCCCGAACAGGTGTGGGTAGTTCAAAGCGGGGTTGAGCTTCAGGTTGCTTTCCATGATTTGCAGGTAGGTGATCAGGTTAGGGTAAATGCCGGTGAAGTGATGCCGGTCGATGGGCGGATTGTGGAAGGGTTTGGTCAGGTTGATCAGCACATTCTGACCGGGGAAAGCCAACCGGTGGACAAGGAAGTCGGGGATGAGGTGTTTGCTTCAACCTTGCTATTGTCCGGTCGCCTGACCGTTGAGGTCATGACCGCCGGGGAAGATACGGTTGCCGCCAAAATCAGTCAGTTGCTGAATGAAACCCAAAGTTACAAGGATACTGTGATTTTGCGGGGACGCAAAATTGCTGACAATTTTATTCCGGTCAAACTGGGTATCGCGGCGTTGACGGTTCCTCTGTTGGGGCCTAGTGCCGGTTTAGCGGTTATGTTCGCAGACTTGGGGGGAGGATTAGGCATTTCCGGTTCCATGTCGGTAATGACTTATCTGCAAATCCTCGCGCGGCAGCAGATTCTTATTAAAGATGGGCGGGTTTTTGAAGCTTTGCGGGCAGTGGATACCGTGGTCTTTGATAAGACCGGTACCCTGACGCAGGAACAGCCCACCTTGGGTAATATTCATGCTGTTGATGGGTTTACAGAACGCGAAGTATTGCGTTTGGCGGCGGCTGCCGAGTACCGCCAGCCCCATCCGGTTGCCCGCGCCATACTCGCCCGAGCCGAAGCAGAACATCTGGATTTACCGGCGGTGGAAGAAACCAGTTATGAAGTCGGTTACGGCATCAAGGTTGGTGTCGAGGGTCAGATAGTCCGGGTAGGTAGCGCCCGTTTTCTACAACGTGAGGGTATTGCGTTACCCGACAGTATTGCAGCCATCCGGCAGCACGCTGAGGCAGACAGCCATTCCCTGATCTATGTTGCGGTTGATGATCAGTTGGCGGGTTTGCTGGAGATGGAACCAACCATTCGTCCCGAAGCCTGTGAAATGATACAGGTGCTCAAGCAGCGTGGCATGGATGTCTACATTATTTCGGGCGACCATGAAGCACCTACCCGAAATATGGCTAAGAAACTGGGTGTTGAGCATTACTTTGCGGAAACGTTGCCGGAAAACAAGGCTGATCTGGTAAAACAATTACGGGATGAAGGCCGCTTCGTTTGTTTTGTGGGTGATGGTATTAATGATGCGATTGCCTTAAAGGCGGCGCAGGTCTCGGTTTCTTTGAAAGGTGCATCAACTGCCGCAACGGATACCGCACAAATTATTTTCATGGATGGTACCTTGAAAAATCTGTTGCCACTGTTTGAGCTGGTTGATGAATTTGAGGACACCATGCGTCGCAATAAGGTCGTTGCCTTTGCGCCGGGCATTATGACCATCGGTGGTGTGTTTTTCCTACACTTTGGCGTGCTTACCAGTATGTTAATACTCTATTCCAGTATTTTGGGGGAATTGGTCAATATCTTTTGGCCATTAGCCAAGCACCAGGAGGCATTGCCAGAACTACCACTGGAAGATGAGGGTGAGACTCATGTTGTTGAGAAACCTCGCGAAGATTTATAA
- a CDS encoding class I SAM-dependent methyltransferase, which translates to MNPTNPTDDWHVQADAYLAYFQDNPNRISTTQVFPRLLAHFGDMQGLRVLDFGCGQGRFARMLADAGAEVTAYDSSSAEIANARALDEGRGIHYVEALDELRAGEPFDRILCFMVLLCNEVQAADDLLRTLYSLAKPGALLGLGNTDTATLGRRFPDFYSTPPENPVRGASYQSNIPTSAGLIQITDHYYSPVHISEMLSAAGFEVLAAEQVAEPFVVHIGKR; encoded by the coding sequence ATGAACCCTACCAACCCTACTGATGACTGGCACGTGCAAGCGGATGCCTACCTGGCTTATTTCCAGGATAACCCGAACCGCATTTCTACCACCCAGGTTTTCCCGCGTTTGCTGGCACATTTTGGAGATATGCAAGGTTTGCGGGTGTTGGATTTTGGCTGTGGTCAAGGGCGCTTTGCTCGTATGCTGGCGGATGCCGGGGCTGAGGTAACGGCCTACGATTCCTCTTCGGCTGAGATTGCCAATGCCCGGGCGCTGGATGAGGGGCGGGGTATTCACTACGTGGAAGCGTTGGATGAGTTGCGTGCTGGTGAGCCTTTCGACCGTATCCTTTGTTTTATGGTTTTGCTGTGTAATGAAGTGCAGGCTGCTGATGATCTGCTGCGCACGTTGTACTCACTGGCGAAGCCGGGGGCGCTATTGGGGTTAGGCAATACCGATACCGCAACTCTGGGACGGCGCTTCCCCGACTTTTACTCTACACCGCCTGAAAACCCAGTGCGTGGCGCGTCTTACCAGAGCAATATCCCCACCAGCGCGGGGCTCATCCAGATAACCGACCATTACTACAGTCCTGTGCATATTAGTGAGATGTTAAGCGCAGCCGGTTTTGAAGTACTTGCCGCAGAACAGGTTGCCGAACCCTTTGTTGTGCACATCGGCAAACGTTGA
- a CDS encoding B12-binding domain-containing radical SAM protein, with protein sequence MLPAYNNVSSGSTEPLDILFINLTNWPGNPVYPYAFVQVSALARRAGLSVRRWDGLGLNRGQQLNCISDLVRQYQPRAVGFTIRQADSTESDEYLGTKAESRPRWFPMEDTHAAIQRIREISSAKILVGGFTFTVNPVSAAEYLKPDFGIIGEPDDLLAHFDEVLEGKTEGIANLLYYHEGEWQQNERVYYGPLDDLEYTPEIIDEICRFHGERPFRETHLAPVPGLNTAHDTGRAIAVEISRGCPCHCAFCCEPLVKGRSVRLRDLDVIEAEVRNLLGFGLRYFWFVCSELTFTKQHVMALAERLIRINSTLEQPIYWRAYFLPVKFNKDEFRILLRSGLMLEQNGIFSDLSNETLKQMQEPYRVKHALQHVRDLMELNEEAEFAHRKMERWTLWSWLANPYSSRETVRQTLETLAEFGLDLHFDFAAGYPALRLYEGLTHLPEDTHECVEIVTGDAQTAKSIIHPAFYYSQDLLKHFGGIDQLHDFLFYAHETLVSKHYRVTRDWTDWSSRQHTARLEELLGQLKPEPKAMPPWVDHPELGGDAPQHWYASAYQCWQAAGRDWVRFRAALAGRSAATMNAMVAALLHQGFVDNYDAQKPLFAALDLLDTKTGQPLCSPFQISVRLVSQFTEEPALYRQMEERFGSSATFLLKYYLYALNLRLRPELVFLAARPTPVLDIKLILERQV encoded by the coding sequence ATGTTACCTGCCTACAATAATGTATCCAGCGGATCCACTGAACCGCTGGACATCCTTTTCATCAATCTGACCAACTGGCCCGGTAATCCTGTCTATCCTTATGCCTTTGTACAGGTGTCGGCGTTAGCGCGACGGGCTGGTTTATCCGTCCGGCGTTGGGATGGTCTCGGGCTGAACAGGGGGCAGCAGTTAAATTGTATCAGCGATCTGGTGCGGCAGTATCAGCCTCGCGCAGTAGGGTTCACTATTCGGCAAGCTGATTCAACAGAGTCTGATGAATACTTAGGTACGAAAGCGGAGAGCAGGCCACGCTGGTTTCCTATGGAAGACACCCATGCGGCGATTCAGCGGATACGGGAAATTTCATCGGCAAAAATTCTCGTGGGTGGATTCACCTTTACCGTAAATCCGGTTTCAGCGGCTGAATACCTGAAGCCTGATTTCGGTATCATCGGTGAGCCGGATGATTTGCTCGCGCACTTCGATGAAGTGCTGGAGGGGAAGACAGAAGGGATTGCCAACTTGCTCTACTATCACGAAGGTGAGTGGCAGCAAAACGAGCGCGTTTATTACGGGCCGCTTGATGATCTTGAATACACCCCCGAAATTATTGACGAAATTTGCCGTTTCCATGGTGAGCGCCCGTTCCGTGAAACCCATTTAGCGCCGGTGCCAGGGTTAAATACGGCGCACGATACCGGGCGTGCCATCGCCGTGGAGATTTCCCGTGGTTGCCCGTGCCACTGTGCTTTTTGCTGCGAACCGTTGGTCAAAGGGCGCTCGGTACGGCTGCGTGATCTGGATGTGATCGAAGCCGAGGTCAGAAACCTGTTGGGTTTTGGGCTGCGCTACTTCTGGTTTGTCTGCTCTGAACTGACGTTCACCAAGCAACATGTGATGGCGTTAGCGGAGCGGCTGATTCGTATCAATAGCACACTGGAACAACCGATTTACTGGCGTGCTTATTTCCTGCCTGTCAAGTTCAATAAGGATGAGTTCCGCATCCTGTTACGTTCGGGGCTAATGTTGGAGCAAAACGGCATCTTTTCGGATCTGAGTAATGAGACCCTGAAGCAAATGCAGGAGCCGTATCGGGTTAAACATGCCTTGCAGCATGTCCGAGACCTGATGGAGCTGAATGAAGAGGCGGAATTCGCTCACCGTAAAATGGAGCGCTGGACACTGTGGTCTTGGTTGGCCAACCCTTATTCAAGCCGTGAAACGGTACGCCAGACGCTGGAAACGCTGGCGGAGTTTGGGTTGGATCTGCATTTTGACTTTGCTGCTGGTTATCCGGCGCTGAGGTTGTACGAGGGATTGACCCATCTGCCGGAAGATACCCACGAGTGCGTTGAAATTGTGACAGGCGATGCGCAAACTGCCAAGTCGATCATTCACCCTGCCTTTTACTATAGCCAAGATTTGCTCAAGCACTTTGGCGGCATTGATCAGCTCCACGATTTTCTTTTCTACGCGCACGAGACGCTGGTTTCCAAGCATTACCGTGTCACCCGTGACTGGACAGACTGGAGTTCGCGTCAGCATACGGCACGGCTGGAGGAGTTGCTGGGGCAGCTTAAGCCAGAGCCAAAGGCCATGCCACCTTGGGTTGATCACCCTGAACTGGGGGGCGATGCCCCGCAGCATTGGTACGCATCAGCTTATCAGTGTTGGCAAGCTGCCGGGAGGGATTGGGTGCGATTTCGCGCTGCTCTCGCCGGGCGCAGTGCTGCCACAATGAATGCGATGGTTGCGGCACTCTTGCATCAGGGCTTTGTTGACAATTACGACGCACAGAAACCCCTGTTTGCGGCGCTTGATTTACTGGATACAAAGACAGGGCAGCCCCTGTGTTCACCTTTTCAGATTTCTGTCAGGCTCGTATCGCAGTTTACGGAGGAACCGGCGCTTTACCGCCAAATGGAAGAACGTTTCGGCAGCTCGGCCACCTTTTTGTTGAAGTATTATCTCTACGCACTGAACCTGCGACTGCGACCGGAACTGGTGTTTCTCGCAGCACGCCCTACCCCTGTTTTGGATATCAAACTGATTTTAGAGAGGCAAGTATGA
- a CDS encoding cupin-like domain-containing protein, with product MPRLESAEFAARYFRPRQPVVITDMATQWPACQRWSFDFFAQLDPDRAVTLEKGNVLQDETAFESARMADYLTGLTQAGHAVSGAEDEGTAKRYLSMLRIFEQFPQLRADVDFSLLEAMTLKQVYFAWLGPAGTLTGYHIDWIDNILAQISGRKRVWLVPPSASPAMYPSSKYDYRSTLSEVEPNTWDAKRHPLFATVRPVEITLEPGQMLFIPRGWWHRVMSLTPSISINAFGHDLSGLLLYQSRASLLHGLHQLGLYGREDCTCHKKTADSKRAK from the coding sequence GTGCCACGGCTTGAGTCTGCTGAATTTGCGGCACGTTATTTCCGGCCACGCCAGCCCGTTGTTATCACTGATATGGCAACGCAATGGCCTGCCTGCCAGCGCTGGTCTTTCGATTTTTTCGCCCAACTGGATCCTGATCGTGCGGTGACGTTGGAAAAGGGTAACGTGCTACAAGACGAGACGGCTTTTGAATCTGCCCGCATGGCTGATTACCTGACCGGGCTGACGCAAGCAGGTCATGCCGTGTCTGGTGCTGAAGATGAGGGAACCGCTAAACGTTACTTGTCCATGCTGCGGATTTTTGAGCAGTTTCCTCAATTGCGGGCTGACGTGGACTTTTCATTGCTTGAGGCTATGACCCTGAAGCAGGTTTATTTTGCTTGGCTTGGCCCGGCTGGAACCCTGACAGGCTACCATATTGATTGGATTGATAATATTCTTGCCCAAATCAGTGGTCGTAAACGTGTTTGGCTCGTTCCTCCATCGGCTTCACCGGCGATGTATCCCAGTAGCAAATACGATTACCGTTCAACCCTGAGCGAGGTGGAGCCTAATACTTGGGATGCCAAGCGTCATCCGTTGTTTGCCACGGTGCGCCCGGTCGAGATCACGCTGGAGCCGGGGCAGATGTTATTCATCCCGCGTGGCTGGTGGCATCGCGTAATGTCACTGACCCCCTCCATCAGCATTAATGCGTTTGGACATGATCTGTCAGGTCTGTTGTTGTACCAGAGCCGTGCCTCATTATTGCACGGACTGCATCAGCTAGGTCTTTATGGTCGTGAGGACTGTACCTGTCACAAGAAAACAGCGGATAGTAAGCGGGCTAAATAG
- a CDS encoding SDR family NAD(P)-dependent oxidoreductase, whose protein sequence is MMHGLAGKKAVVTGGTRGIGRAAVERLCAEGVQVAVMDCDSAGCAKLRAELPEVTVVAVDVSDADAVESAFTQITEVLGGLDILFNNAGISAPYPFLELPVASLRRTLAVDVEGVFYCAQAAARRMKGSGSGVIINMASVSGMLGMPGYADYNAAKAAVIALTRTLAIELAPALRVVCISPGYVLTAMQEAEYSPDDMAALNARIPLGRHADPTEIAALVAFLASNEAPFITGSNIVIDGGESAGGTASL, encoded by the coding sequence ATGATGCATGGGTTAGCTGGAAAGAAAGCGGTCGTCACCGGAGGGACTCGTGGTATAGGGCGAGCTGCTGTCGAACGTTTGTGTGCAGAAGGTGTGCAGGTCGCGGTAATGGACTGCGATAGCGCTGGTTGTGCCAAGCTGCGTGCTGAGTTGCCTGAAGTCACGGTTGTGGCAGTCGATGTCAGTGATGCTGATGCAGTGGAAAGCGCTTTTACCCAGATCACAGAGGTATTGGGCGGACTCGACATCTTGTTTAATAACGCGGGCATTAGTGCGCCGTATCCTTTTCTTGAACTACCTGTAGCGAGCTTGCGGCGAACCCTGGCGGTTGATGTAGAGGGTGTTTTTTACTGTGCTCAGGCGGCTGCACGCCGTATGAAAGGCTCCGGCAGCGGTGTGATCATCAATATGGCTTCAGTGAGCGGTATGCTCGGTATGCCGGGTTATGCCGACTATAACGCAGCTAAAGCGGCGGTCATTGCGTTGACGCGCACGCTTGCCATAGAGCTGGCTCCAGCGTTACGCGTCGTCTGTATCAGCCCTGGCTATGTCTTGACGGCAATGCAGGAAGCTGAGTACAGCCCGGATGACATGGCGGCTTTAAATGCCCGCATTCCCTTGGGAAGGCACGCTGATCCGACAGAGATAGCCGCATTGGTAGCCTTTCTTGCCTCAAACGAGGCACCTTTCATCACTGGATCCAACATCGTTATTGATGGTGGCGAATCTGCTGGCGGAACGGCCAGCCTGTAA
- a CDS encoding methyltransferase, translated as MTIQDNLQQVLARKRLTEIYGYSVVTDQLDYSAIDQVFPIYPEQAFFLDELDRDKIKGANVLEVGVGSGVLSIGAARAGAAKVTALEINPRAKNTAGFNIVMNGFEDRIAIIDGNSDVFRPVAGQTFDYIFSNPPFEPTPPDQDFFYHSAAGPFGLDFIETMLQGVNEVLKPGGHLQIVTAAPGDDQGPFMFADLAEKYLKGTTTIVVSPASLDYFEAVDWLPEKGFFTHDQAEYLKSLAREAGVSRSFLCVLHHIKDGPGEGVQMKLSDKAYASPEVPFE; from the coding sequence ATGACGATACAGGACAATCTGCAACAAGTACTTGCCCGCAAGCGGCTAACCGAGATTTATGGCTATTCAGTGGTGACTGACCAACTGGATTACAGCGCGATTGATCAAGTGTTCCCGATCTACCCGGAGCAGGCGTTTTTCCTTGACGAGCTGGATCGTGACAAGATCAAGGGGGCGAATGTATTGGAAGTCGGGGTCGGTTCCGGGGTGCTGTCGATTGGTGCTGCCCGGGCTGGTGCGGCGAAGGTGACAGCCCTTGAAATCAACCCGCGTGCGAAAAACACCGCCGGTTTTAATATTGTAATGAATGGTTTTGAAGACCGTATCGCTATCATTGATGGCAACAGCGATGTATTCCGTCCGGTGGCTGGTCAGACCTTTGACTATATCTTTTCCAACCCGCCGTTTGAACCAACACCGCCGGATCAGGATTTCTTCTACCACTCTGCTGCCGGCCCCTTCGGCCTGGATTTCATTGAGACGATGTTGCAAGGCGTCAATGAGGTATTGAAGCCCGGTGGGCATCTGCAAATTGTGACTGCCGCCCCGGGCGATGATCAAGGCCCCTTCATGTTCGCTGACCTAGCGGAAAAATACCTCAAGGGTACCACGACGATTGTGGTCAGCCCGGCGAGTCTGGATTATTTCGAAGCGGTCGATTGGTTGCCGGAAAAAGGATTTTTTACCCATGATCAGGCTGAATACCTGAAAAGCCTAGCGCGTGAAGCGGGTGTTTCACGCTCGTTTCTTTGTGTTCTGCACCACATCAAGGATGGCCCCGGGGAAGGTGTGCAGATGAAGTTGTCAGATAAGGCTTATGCATCGCCGGAAGTTCCGTTCGAGTGA